GAGCCACAGCAGGACGACTACGAGGCGGTGCCGTGCACACCATCGTGCGAGAGCTGCCACGGACGGGCTCCCAGGGTTTGTGGATCTTCACCGGGAACGGCCCGCAAAGAACACATGAGCAATGGCAAGCCACTCTTACAGCAAGAAGTGATCTTTTGTCGCTTTCGTGGCCTTACTCACAAGGGCGCGCTGCCGTTCAGCCCAGGAACTGAAGTCCCGCCCAGAGCGCGACCGTTGAGACGACCAGGGTCGCCGGGACCGTGAGCACGCCCAGCCGTGTGAAGTCACCGAGCCTGGGATGCACGTCGTGGGCGTGGACGATGCGGCGCCACAGGAGCGTGGCGAGCGAGCCCACATACGTGAGGTTGGGGCCGAGATTGACACCGATGAGGACGGCGAGGACCGGTCCCGGACCCGCGGGCCCCGCCACGGGGAGCAGCGCGAGAACGGCCGGAAGGTTGTTGATCAGGTTGGCGAGCAGGGCCGCGACGCCGGCGACGGCGAGCAGTGCGAGCAGCGACGAGCCCTCGGGCAGCAGCCGGTCGATGCCGTCCCCCAGCCCGTTGTCGACGACCGCCTTGACCACGATCCCGAGCGCGAGGACGAAGAGGCAGAAGTACGGGTGCGCCGACTTCACCAGCGCGAGCGGGGTCGTGCGCCGCTGCCCGAGCGCCCGCGCCGCGAGGACGGCCGTGCCGACGACCGCCGCCCACAGCGGGTCGATCCCGGCGAACGAGGTGACGACGAAACCCACGAGCGTCAGGGCGAGGACGGTGAGGGTGAACACCGGGACGCCCGGCGGCTCCTCCGCGTCCGGCTCATGGGCGGGCGCCGCCAGATCGTCGGCGAAGTACCGACGGAACACCGCGTACTCGACGGCGATCGCGCCCAGCCACGGCAGGGCCATGAGCCCTGCGAACCGGGCGAAGGTGAGTCCGCTCGCGGTGAAGGCGAGCAGGTTGGTGAGGTTCGAGACCGGAAGGAGCAGCGAGGCGGAGTTGGCGAGGTGGGCGCTCGCGTAGACGTGCGGGCGCGGCCTCGCGCCGATCCGGCGGGCCGTGGCGAGGACGACCGGTGTGAGCAGCACGACGGTGGCGTCGAGGCTCAGTACAGCCGTGATCACGGCGGCCGCGGCGAAGACCCCGCCGAGCATGCGGCGTGGACTGCCCTTGCAGGCCCGCGCGATCGCGTCGCCCGCGGCCTTGAAAAGGCCCTCGTCGGCGCACAGCTGTGCCAGGACCAGGACGGCGGCGAGGAATCCGACGACCGGCAGCAGCTCCCGTGTCTCGGCCCACGCGTGCGCGGGCGACACGGCGCCGACCGCCACGACGATCGCCGCCGCGGGCACGGCGACGACGGCCTCCGGCAGCTGCCGGGGACGCACCACGGCGAAGCCGAGGATGAGCAGGAGGAGGGTGACGGAGAGGAGTTCGGCGGGGACGGTGCTCAACGTGCGGCTCCAAGTATTCGTACCCCCCATGGCAAACGCCGGCCGGGCATCTCAGCCCGGCCGGCGTTTGAGGTCAGAGGGACGCGGGGGCGGACCCCCGCAAGAACCGCCTCAGCCCTCGGAGACGCCCAGCTTCTCCAGGATCAGTTCCTTGACGCGCGCCGCGTCGGCCTGACCCCGGGTCGCCTTCATGACGGCACCCACGAGCGCGCCGACGGCGGCGACCTTGCCACCACGGATCTTGTCGGCGATCCCGGCGTTGCCCGCGATGGCCTCGTCGACGGCCGCGCCGAGCGCACCCTCGTCCGAGACGAC
The DNA window shown above is from Streptomyces sp. NBC_01445 and carries:
- a CDS encoding SLC13 family permease, yielding MSTVPAELLSVTLLLLILGFAVVRPRQLPEAVVAVPAAAIVVAVGAVSPAHAWAETRELLPVVGFLAAVLVLAQLCADEGLFKAAGDAIARACKGSPRRMLGGVFAAAAVITAVLSLDATVVLLTPVVLATARRIGARPRPHVYASAHLANSASLLLPVSNLTNLLAFTASGLTFARFAGLMALPWLGAIAVEYAVFRRYFADDLAAPAHEPDAEEPPGVPVFTLTVLALTLVGFVVTSFAGIDPLWAAVVGTAVLAARALGQRRTTPLALVKSAHPYFCLFVLALGIVVKAVVDNGLGDGIDRLLPEGSSLLALLAVAGVAALLANLINNLPAVLALLPVAGPAGPGPVLAVLIGVNLGPNLTYVGSLATLLWRRIVHAHDVHPRLGDFTRLGVLTVPATLVVSTVALWAGLQFLG